The Kribbella amoyensis genomic sequence TGCCCGACCTGCAACGGCGCCGGGGTGATCTACACCGACCTGGGCGTGATGGCGACCGTCGAGTCCACCTGTGAGGAGTGCGACGGCAAGCGGTTCCAGGCCTCGGTCCTGGAGTACACGCTCGGCGGCCGGAACATCGCCGAGGTGCTGGCGATGTCGGTGACCGAGGCGGAGGTGTTCTTCGAAGAAGGCGAGGCGCGGACGCCGGCGGCACACAAGATCCTGGACCGGCTGGAGGACGTCGGTCTCGGGTACCTGTCGCTGGGGCAGCCGCTGACCACGCTGTCCGGCGGTGAGCGGCAGCGGCTGAAGCTGGCCACCCAGATGGCCGAGAAGGGCGACGTCTACATCCTCGACGAGCCGACGACCGGTCTGCACCTGGCCGACGTCGAGCAACTCCTCGGTCTCCTCGACCGCCTCGTCGACGCCGGCAGGTCGGTCATCGTGATCGAGCACCACCAGGCCGTGATGGCCCACGCCGACTGGCTGATCGACCTCGGCCCGGGTGCCGGCCACGACGGCGGCCGCATCGTCTTCGAAGGCACCCCCACCGACCTGGTCAAGTCCCGCGCGACCCTCACCGGCCAACACCTCGCCGACTACGTCGGCCAGTAAGGCAGGTCGCCGTCCGAGCTCTCGCCGGGCTCAGACGGCGATGACCTCCAGGTAGTCCTGGAGGCCTTGGAAATCCTTGGGGTTACGGGTGTAGAGCGCGGCCTCGTGGGTGGCGGCGGTCGCCGCGATCAACAGGTCGAACGCCCGTGCGCGCGGCTGCCGACCGGCCGCGCTCACGGTCGCCGCGATACTGCCGTACGTCCGGGCGACCGCGTCGGTGACGGGCAGCGCCTCGAACGCGCGCTCGATGGCGGACAGCCGGCGCAACCGGGCCGCGCGGATCTCCGTCGACTTCGCGACCAGGACC encodes the following:
- a CDS encoding type II toxin-antitoxin system VapC family toxin produces the protein MRALLDTGILIEGLDEPVDAELAISTVSLAELHFGVLVAKSTEIRAARLRRLSAIERAFEALPVTDAVARTYGSIAATVSAAGRQPRARAFDLLIAATAATHEAALYTRNPKDFQGLQDYLEVIAV